Proteins found in one Oncorhynchus gorbuscha isolate QuinsamMale2020 ecotype Even-year linkage group LG15, OgorEven_v1.0, whole genome shotgun sequence genomic segment:
- the LOC123998151 gene encoding protein tweety homolog 1-like isoform X6, which translates to MSAMATVPSYTPSLWVRMCHALPRLDLTMTMRDNLFIPDSWEYQQTLLVLSSLSAIALVLSLLVIISFLIHYCCCRRGDRSEGSEEEEEDEEGSTGHGYGGKKGRGICCVTWVSVAAVTLCCVAIGVGFYGNSEANDGIYQLTSSLLTANYTLASIDLLVSDTISGLQLSIAGPLTTMEELFTGSKPYLVSTRNCRRLSENVVSLLTSLTMARSSDGGAWNSSNNRGDPPIAALTPVPPSMAPTVAPVGGVMPSPFSPGWAANTLMVNEDYRWLSYVLLLLLDLLVCLFILLGLAKQARWLLILMTVLAWLALFLSWGSLGLETATVVSVSDFCTDPNTFVLNSTHFNSGTSSDVLDYYLTCSRRMNSPFQQLLTQSQRALSNIHTHLSSLDRNALPQVPKAEKSLREVQQILNATEGNFHQLVALLHCRGLNKDYIDSLKGLCSDGMEGLLYLSLYSFLSALAFTAILCSLPGAWRSFPSDSEEYEDSDSESEDPFTSHQYSPSMLTGYGGSQTHPNSAHSRNLYSR; encoded by the exons ATGTCTGCCATGGCGACCGTGCCCAGCTACACCCCTTCGCTATGGGTGAGGATGTGCCACGCCCTCCCCCGGCTGGACCTCACCATGACGATGAGAGACAACCTCTTCATCCCTGACAGCTGGGAGTACCAACAG ACTCTACTggtcctctctagtctctcggCCAttgctctcgttctctccctcctcGTCATTATCTCCTTCCTTATACACTACTGCTGCTGTCGCCGTGGTGACCGGAGTGAGGgatctgaggaagaggaggaggatgaagagggcaGCACTGGCCATGGATACGGAGGCAAGAAAGGGCGGGGTATCTGCTGTGTCACCTGGGTGTCGGTGGCGGCTGTCACACTGTGCTG TGTTGCCATAGGCGTTGGTTTCTATGGCAACAGTGAGGCTAATGATGGGATATATCAGTTGACCTCATCTCTTCTCACAGCCAATTACACACTGGCTTCCATTGACCTGCTG GTTTCAGACACGATCTCTGGGCTACAGCTGTCCATCGCTGGGCCCCTGACCACTATGGAGGAGCTGTTTACAGGCAGTAAGCCTTATTTGGTGTCCACCCGGAACTGTAGGAGACTGTCAGAGAACGTGGTGTCCCTGCTCACCTCTCTGACCATGGCTCGCTCCTCTGACGGGGGTGCCTGGAACAGCAGTAACAATAGGGGAGATCCTCCCATAGCAGCCCTCACTCCTGTGCCCCCCTCCATGGCCCCCACAGTGGCACCAGTCGGAGGGGTCATGCCAAGCCCCTTCTCCCCTGGCTGGGCAGCCAACACACTGATGGTCAACGAGGACTACAG GTGGCTGTCCTacgtgctgctgttgctgttggaCCTCCTAGTGTGTCTGTTCATCCTGCTGGGGCTAGCCAAACAGGCCCGCTGGCTCCTCATcct GATGACGGTGCTGGCCTGGCTGGCTCTGTTCCTGAGCTGGGGATCCCTGGGCCTGGAGACTGCCACTGTGGTG TCTGTCAGTGACTTCTGTACAGATCCTAACACCTTTGTGCTCAACTCCACCCACTTCAACTCTGGGACCAGCTCAG ACGTGTTGGATTATTACCTGACCTGCAGCAGACGTATGAACAGCCCTTTCCAGCAG CTGCTGACCCAGTCACAGAGGGCCCTTTCCAACATCCACACACACCTATCCAGCCTGGACCGGAATGCTCTCCCACAGGTCCCCAAGGCAGAG AAGTCACTCAGGGAGGTTCAGCAGATTCTCAATGCCACAGAGGGCAACTTTCACCAGCTGGTGGCGCTACTCCACTGTCGAGGTCTCAACAAG GATTATATTGACTCTTTGAAAGGCCTGTGCTCTGACGGGATGGAGGGAttgctctacctctccctctactctttcCTTTCGGCTCTGGCCTTCACTGCCATCCTCTGTTCCCTGCCCGGCGCCTGGAGAAGCTtccccag TGATTCCGAGGAGTATGAAGATTCTGACAGCGAGAGCGAGGACCCCTTCACTTCCCATCAG